The nucleotide sequence GGTCTGAAGGCGGAGGTGATCGAGTTCACCGACTGGAACATGCCCAACGCCGCGCTCCAGTCCGGCGACATCGACGCCAACAACTTCCAGCACCAGCCCTTCCTGGACAACCAGATCAAGCAGCGCGGCTACGACATCGTGCCGGTCGCCAAGAGCATCGTCGTGCCCATGGGCATCTACGCGAAGAAGGTGCAGTCGCTGGCCGACCTGAAGGAAGGGGCCAGCGTCTCCATCCCCAACGACCCGACCAACGGCGCCCGCGCCCTGTTCCTGCTGGCCAAGGCCGGGGTGATCGGGCTGAAGGACGGGGCGGGCCTGAACACCTCCATCGCCGACATCGCGTCCAACCCGAAGAAGATCAAGCTGGTCGAGCTGGACGCCGCCCAGCTTCCCCGCTCGCTGGACGACGTGGACGCCTCGGTCATCACGCTGAACTACGCGGTCCTGGCCGGGCTGAGCCCGAAGACCGCCCTGGTTCTGGAGGACGACCAGTCGAAATGGCACCTCGTCTGGGCCGTCCGCAAGGACCGCGCCGAGGACCCGGCGATCAAGCGCTTCATCGAGCTGTACCGCTCCGCCGAGGTGCGGGACTTCATCAACACGCGCTTCAACGGCACCATCATCCCGACCTGGTGATCGCCACACGTTCTTCCCCTCTCCCCGGCTGAAGGGGAGAGGGGTCTTTCTTTTCAGGAAGTTCCGTCATGACCGGCCCGTTCAGCCGCACCGCCTCGATCTTCGACCGCGGCCTCGCCCCCGATCCCGCGAACCACGTCCCGCTCAGCCCTCTCAGCTTCCTGAAGCGCGCGGCGAAGGTCTATCCGGACAAGCCGGCCATCGTCCATGGCCGCCGGACCATCACCTACGCGGGGTTCCTCGACCGGGTGCGGCGCTTCGCCGGGGCGCTGCTCCGGGCCGGGGTGAGGCGCGGCGACACGGTGTCGGTGCTGGCGCCCAACGTCCCGGCCCTGCTGGAGGCGCACTACGCGGTGCCGCTGGCCGGCGCGGTGCTGAACGCGCTGAACACCCGGCTGGACGCCGCGGCCATCGCCTTCATCCTCGACCACAGCGAGACGACGCTCCTGATCGTGGACCGCGAGCTGTCGCCGGTCGCCAGGGCGGCGCTCGCCCGGACGGAGCGCCCCGTCACGGTGGTGGAGATCGCCGACGAGCAGGTTCCCGACGCCCCGTCGCTGGGCGCGGTGGAGTATGAGGACTTCCTGGCCGCCGCCGACCCCGCCCCCTGGCGCGGGCCGGACGACGAGTGGCAGGCCATCGCGCTGAACTACACCAGCGGCACCACCGGCAACCCCAAGGGCGTCGTCTACCACCACCGCGGCGCCTATCTGAACGCGCTTGGCAACGCCTTCACCCTGAACGTCCGGCCCGACAGCGTCTTCCTGTGGACGCTGCCGATGTTCCACTGCAACGGCTGGACCTACAGCTGGGCGGTCACCGCCGCGGGCGGCACCCATGTCTGCCTGCGCCGGGTGGAGCCGGCGGCGATCTTCGACGCCATCGCGGAGCTGGGCGTCACCCACCTGTGCGGCGCGCCGATCGTGCTGAACCTGCTGATCCACGCCCCGGAGACGGTGCGGCAGCGCGCGCCCCGTCCGGTGATCGTGGGGACCGGCGGCGCCGCTCCGCCGTCCGCCGTCCTGGCCGGCATGGCGGCGCTGGGCTTCGAGGTGGTGCACATGTACGGGCTGACGGAATGCTACGGCCCGGCCACCGTCTGCGCCCCGCAGCCGGGCTGGGACGGGCTCGACGCCGACGGGCTGGCGCTGCAATTCGCGCGGCAGGGGGTGAACCACGTCGCGGTGGAGGACGCCACCGTGCTCGACCGCGAAACCGGCCGCCCGGTGCCCGCCGACGCGCAGACCATCGGCGAGATCGCGCTGCGCGGCAACACGGTGATGAAGGGCTATCTGAAGAATCCCGCGGCGACGAAGGAGGCGCTGAAGGACGGCTGGTTCCGCACCGGGGACCTGGGCGTGCTGCACCCCGACGGCTATATCGAGGTGAAGGACCGCAGCAAGGACATCATCATATCCGGCGGCGAGAACATCTCGTCCCTGGAGGTGGAGGAAGCGTTGTACCGGCATCCCGCCGTTCTGGAGGCCGCCGTGGTCGCCCGCCCCGACGACCGTTGGGGGGAGAGCCCCTGCGCCTTCGTGACAGTGAAGCCCGGCGCGGCGCGCCCCTCTGAGTCCGACATAATTCAATGGTGCCGCGACCGCATTGCGCACTACAAGGTCCCGCGCACCGTTGTGTTCAGCGATCTGCCGAAGACATCGACCGGTAAAATCCAGAAGACCGTCCTGCGCGACGCGGCCCGCGATCTGGGCGCGCGTCGGGAGGCCAAGAGCGTATGATAACCTTCGAACAGCTTCAGAAAACCTACCCGTCCCGCGGCACCGGCCAGCCGGTCCAGGCGCTCGCCGACATCGACCTGACCATCGGCCGCGGCGAGATCTACGGCATCATCGGCCGCTCGGGCGCCGGCAAATCCACGCTGCTGCGCACCGTGAACCTGCTGGAGAAGCCGACGTCGGGGCGCGTGCTGGTGGACGGGGTGGACGTCACCGCCCTGTCGCCGCGCGACCTGCGCGAGGCGCGGCACAGCATCGGCATGATCTTCCAGCACTTCAACCTGCTGTCCTCGCGCACGGTGTTCGACAACGTCGCCCTGCCGCTGGAGCTGGCCGGGGTGGCGAAGGCGCAGATCCGCGCCACGGTGGAGCCGCTGCTCGACCTCGTCGGCCTCACCGACAAGCGCGACCGCTACCCGGCGGAGCTGTCGGGCGGGCAGAAGCAGCGCGTCGGCATCGCCCGCGCGCTGGCCAGCAAGCCCAAGGTTCTGCTGTCGGACGAGGCGACCTCCGCCCTCGACCCGGAGACGACGACCCAGATCCTCCACCTGCTGGCCGACATCAACAAGCGGCTGGGGCTGACCATCGTCCTCATCACCCACGAGATCGCCGTCATCAAGGAGATCTGCCACAAGGTGGCGGTGATGGAGAACGGGCGCATCATCGAGCAGGGGCCGGTCTTCGACATCTTCGCGCACCCGAAGCACGAGACGACGAAGACCTTCGTCGATCCGGTGATCAACCGCGGCATCCCGGACAGCTTGCGCGCCCGCCTGTCGGCGACGCCGGTTCCGGGGTCGAACATGGTGCTGCGCATCACCTTCACCGGCGAGCGCGCGACCTCCCCGGTGATCAGCGCGATCAGCCGCAAGCTGAACCTGGACCTGAACATCTGGCACGGCCAGATCGACGAGATCCAGGGCGCGCCCTTCGGAACGCTGGTGGTGGAGGCCATCGGCAACCCGCAGTCCATCGAGGCGGCCATCAGCCTCCTGAACGTCAACAAGCTCGGTGTCGAGGTGCTCGGTCATGCTGTCCCCGGAAATCTACGCGCTGCTGTTTAAGGCGCTTCTCGACACGCTCTACATGGTGGCGGTGTCGGGCCTTCTGGGCACGGCGCTGGGCCTTCCGCTGGGCGTGCTCCTGGCCGTCACCGGCCGGGGGGAGCTGCTGCAGAATCTCGCCTTCAACCGGATCGCCGGCGTGCTGGTGAACATGACGCGCTCCACCCCCTTCATCATCCTGGTGGTGGCCATCATCCCCTTCACGCGGCTGATCGCCGGCACCTCCATCGGCACCGCCGCGGCCATCGTGCCGCTGACGGTTGCCGCCGTGCCCTTCATCGCCCGCATCGTCGAGGGCGCCGTGCGCGAGGTCGACCGCGGCCTGATCGAGGCGGCGCAGTCCATGGGCGCCACGCCCTTCCAGATCATCCGCAAGGTCCTGCTGCCGGAGGCGATGCCCGCCATCGCGCTGGGCCTGACCCTGTCGGTGGTCAGCCTGATCGGCTATTCGGCCATGGTCGGCGCCGTCGGCGGCGGGGGCCTGGGCGACCTCGGCATCCGCTACGGCTACCAGCGCTTCCTGCCGGAGGTGATGCTGGCCGTGGTCGTCGTGCTGATCGTGCTGGTGCAGATCGTTCAATCGACGGGCGACTGGATCGCCCGCCGCGTCAACAAACGCAACCTGAAGTCCTGAGGAGTTGGAGATGTTCCGTACCCGTGTGCTCGGCGCGGCCTTTGGTCTGGTGGCCGGCATCGCGACCCTGACGACCGCCGTCGGCGCGTCGGCCGAAGCCCTGAAGATCGGCGTCACCCCCGGCCCGCACGGCCAGATCCTGGAGAAGGTCAAGCCGCTGGCCGCCAAGGAAGGCCTCGACCTGACGGTTCTGGAGTTCTCCGACTACGTCATCCCGAACCAGGCGCTGTCGCAGGGCGACCTGAACGCCAATTCCTTCCAGCACCAGCCCTACCTGGACAACCAGGTGAAGGACCGCGGCTACGATCTGGTCAGCGTCGCCAAGACGGTGATCTTCCCGATGGGCGTCTACTCGAAGAAGGTGAAGAGCCTGGACGAGCTGCCCGACGGCGCCAAGATCTCCATCCCCAACGACCCGACCAACGGCGGCCGCGCCCTGCTGCTGCTCCAGGCCAAGGGGCTGCTGAAGGTGAAGGAGAGCGCCGGCCTGAAGGCCTCGCCGCTCGACATCTCCGAGAACCCGAAGAAGCTCCAGATCCTGGAGCTGGACGCCGCCCAGCTTCCGCGCTCGCTGGACGACGTGACCGTGGCGGTCATCAACACCAACTTCGCCATGGAATCCGGCCTGGACCCGAACAAGGACGCCATCGCCCGCGAGGCCAGCGAGAGCCCCTACGCCAACGTCATCGCCGTCCGCAAGGCCGACCAGGACAAGCCGTGGGTCGCCACGCTGGTGAAGGTGTACCAGAGCGACGAGGTGAAGCAGTTCATCCTCGACCGCTTCAAGGGCGCGGTGGTCCCGGCCTGGTAACCGCCGGGTAGGACAGACCCCTCCTGCGTTCCGCGAATTGCCCCGGCCCGGTCGACGGGCCGGGGCAACGTCGTTTTCGTGCTTCAGCCGGCCGCCCGAACGGGCGTGACTCCGACCGTCGGCGTCCCTCGGCTTGCGACGATCCGACGCAGCCCCGGAGCGTGGCGGGACACCTCACACTCCCGCGATCCGTGCGTCAGTCCTGCCGGGGGTGTTCATGACCGCTCCGCCCGCCTTCGATATCCTTCCCTTCGACCCGCACAGCGCTCCGCCGGGGCTGTGGGCGGAGCGCCATGTTTTCCGCCGCGCCCGGCACGCACAGTCCGGCGCGGACGACCTCCCGCCCTCGGACGCCTGGTTCGAAGCGATCGAACGCCAGCCGAGCGCTTTCGGGCGGAGCGTCTGTTGGGTGGCGCGGGCGGAGGGGCGAATCGTCGGCATTGTCGGCGCCTTCCTGCCCAACCCGGACCAGCCGGACATCCAGGCGGCGCTGCTCCACCTGCACGCCGACGGCTTCGTGCTGAAGGAATGGCGGCGCCGGGGGATCGGCCGGCGATTGCTGGCGGAAATCCACGGCCTGATGACCGCGCACGGGAAGAGCCTGCTGACCCTGGTCACCGACGATGCGGACGGTCACGGCTTCCTCCGCGCCATCGGGGCCGACGAACGGCTGCGGTCGGTGGACAGCCGGCTGGCGCTGGACACCGTCGATTGGGCGATGGTGGAGGATTGGCATGCGGCGATGCCCCTTGCGGTACCCGGCCTGACGGAAACCATCCATGCCGGCGAGGTCCCGGACGCGGAATTCGAAGCGATCCTGCCGCTGCACAACGCCCTGCTTCCCGACCTGCCGCGCGACCGGCTGGACCAGCCGCTGGTCCCGGTGACCATGGCGATGGCCATGGAATGGAAGCGCAACATCCAGTTCCAGCGGGTCGAGCATCACATGGTCGTGCTGCGCGACGCCGACGGGTCGGTGATCGGCTTCAGCGACGTCTTCTGGCACCCGGAGATGACGGACCGGGTTCATCAGATCGTCACCGGCGTGCGCCGTGACCGGCGCGGGCGGGGGGTGGGCAAGGGGCTGAAGGCCGCCCTGCTGCGGCATCTTCGCTCCGCCCGGCCCTCCGTCCGGCTGATGATCACCCGCAACGCGGCGACGAACGGCCCGATGCTGGCGATCAACCGCCAGCTCGGCTACGCCGAGCACAAGATTCTCCGAACCCACCAGATCGGCGTCGAGGACCTCGGCGCGGCCCTGACCCGCTGACGCTTCCAAACCGTCGACGTGCGGCAAAAACGCCCGCTCCGGCGGCGGGCGCTTTTCTCCTTCCGCCCCGATAACTGATATATTAATATATCCGATATCCTTCCGGCATTCATCCGGTCCAAGGGGCACCCACGCCATGACGCCTTATGCCGACCTCCGGCGCGAGGATTTCCGCGCCACCATCGACGGCACGCCGACCGACCTGTTCACCCTGCGAAACCGCCGGGGCATGGCCGTCCGCATCACCAATTACGGCTGCAAGATCGTCCAGATCCTGGCGCCCGACCGCGACGGCGCCCTCGGCGACGTGGTGCAGGGCTACGAGACGCTGGAGCGGACCATGGCCGGCCAGCCCTCCATGGGCTCCTTCATCGGGCGCTATTGCGGGCGCATCGGCGGCGGACGCTTCATGCTGGACGGGGTGGAGCACCGCACCGCCGTCAACGCGCCGCCCAACACCCTGCACGGCGGCCAGCGCGGCTCCCGCTTCCGCACGTTCGCCGCGCGGCAGCTGGACGAGACGAGCCTGGAGCTGACCTACGTCTTCCAGGACGGGGAGGAGGGCTTCCCCGGCACCCTGCCCGTCCGGCTGGTCTATGCGCTGGACGAGGACAACGCCCTGACCATCGCCTGGACCGCCGTCGCGGCGGACAAGGCGACCGTGGCGAACTTCACCGACCACACCTTCTTCAACCTGTCGGGCGACGCCGGATCCTCCATCCTCGACCATGTGGCGACGGTCAACGGCAGCCGCTATCTGGCGCTCGACGCCACCGCCGTCCCCACCGGGGAACTGGTGGACGTGGCCGGCACCCCCCTCGACTTCCGCAGCCCCGCCGCCTTCGGCGCGCGGATCGCCGCCGACCACCCGATGCTGGCGCTCGGCAAGGGCTACGACCTGCATTACGCGGTGGACAAGCCGGACGGCGCGCTGGGGCTGCACGCCCACGTCGTCCATCCGGGCAGCGGGCGGGTGCTGGAGGTTCTCTCCACCGAACCCGGCGTGCAGGTCTACACCGGCAATTTCCTCGACGGCCAGACGCCGCGCGACCTCGGCAAGGGCGGCGCGCTCTACACCCGGCACAGCGCCTTCTGCCTGGAGCCGTCGCACTTCCCCAACGCCGTCAACATCCCGTCCTTCCCCTCCACGGCGCTGGCCCCCGGCCAGTGGTGCACGGGCCGCATCGTCTACCGCTTCGGCGTCGCCTGACCCCGCGTTCTTGAATCGCGTTTCTCAAAGGACCCTCCGTCATGCCTCTTCTCTCCCGTGAATCGCTCGCCGCCGGTGCTCTCGACGTGGCCCACACGGCGGGCGCCCCGCGGCTGCCCGTCACCGTCCTTCAGATCGGCGACGGCAACTTCCTGCGCGGCTTCGTCGATTGGATGGTGGACGTCGCCAACGGCGCCGGGCTGATGAGCGCCGGGGTCGCCGTCGCCCAACCGCTGGACCAGGGCGTCGCCTGCCTGCTGAACGCACAGGAGGGCCTCTACACCGTCCTGCTGCGCGGCATCGAGCAGGGCAAGGAGGTCGAATCCCGCCGGGTGGTGAGCTGCGTGTCCGACGCGCTGAACCCCTACGCCGAGTGGGACCGCATGCTGGCCCTCGCCACGTCCCCGGCGCTGCGCTTCCTGGTGTCCAACACGACGGAGGCCGGCATCGCCGACGTGGCGGAACCCTACACCCCCGGCATTTGCCAGCAGAGTTTCCCGGCCAAGGTCGCGGCGCTGCTGCACGCCCGTTTCACCGCGCTGGGCGGCACGCCGGAGAGCGGCCTCGTCCTGCTGCCCTGCGAGCTGATCGAGGCCAACGGCGCCAAGCTGAAGCGGATCGTCCTGGCCCACGCCAAGCGCTGGGGCCTGGAGTCCGGCTTCGCCGCCTGGGTCGAGGCGCACAACCACTTCCTGAACACGCTGGTCGACCGCATCGTCCCCGGCTACCCGCGCGACGAGGCCGCCGCCCTGGCCGCCGCGTGGGGCTACGAGGACCCGCTGGCCGTCGCCGGGGAGCCCTTCCACGTCTGGGTCATCGAAGGCCCGGCGGCCCTGGCCGAGGAGTTTCCGCTGCACAAGGCCGGACTCAACGTGGTCTGGACCGACGACCTGCAGCCCTACCGCACGCGCAAGGTGCGCATCCTGAACGGTGCCCACACCGCCAGCGCGCTCGCCGCCTTCGTGGCGGGGGTGGACACGGTGAAGGGCATGATGGACGACGCCACCCTGTCCGCCTACCTCAACACGGTGATGTTCGGCGAGATCGTGCCCTTCGTCCCGCTGCCGGACGCCGAGCGCCAGGACTACGCCCGCACGATCATGGAGCGTTTCGGCAACCCCTACATCCGGCACGAGCTGATCGCCATCGCGCTGAACTCGGTGTCGAAGTGGCAGGTCCGCGTCCTGCCCAGCCTGAAGGATTACGCCGCCGCCCATGGCGAGGCGCCGGACGGCCTGTCCTTCTCGCTGGCCGCCCTGCTGCGCTTCTACAAGGGCACGCGGACGACGGACGGCGCCTGCACCGGCAGCCGCGACGCGGGCCCCTACCCGATCCGCGACGACGCGGCGGTCCTGACGGCGCTGTCCGGCGCCTGGGCCGCGCATGGCGGCGACCCGGCGGCGCTGGTGGAGGCCGTGCTGTCCAACGCCGCGCTGTGGGGCGAGGACCTGACCCGCATCCCCGGTCTGGCGCACCGCACCGCCGCCCATCTGGCGGTGATCGAGGAACGCGGCATGCGCGGCGCTTTGGAGGCGCTGGTGAGCTGAGGCGCTTAAGCCACATGGGCTCTTCATAATAACCCTCTCCCCTCTGGGGAGAGGGTGGCCCGGAGGGCCGGTGAGGGGGATGCGCGTGGCGCTAACGTCCGGCACACGTGCAACCCCCTCACCCTGACCCTCTCCCCGGGGGGAGAGGGGAACGTCCCATGTCCCCACCCGCTATATACCTTCGCGTATAACGGCCTGTTGACAGCGCCCATTCAGCGCAGTATCCGCATGGATACAGCGTCGGGCGAGTCACCATTCCGCAACGAACCGAAGGAACCGTGTCCATGCGTTTGAAAGCCCTCGCCCTCGCCGTCGGGCTGCTGGCCCTCCAGACCGCCGCCCAGACCGCCGCGGCGGCCGCCCAGGACCTCCACGCCTATGTCGGCGCCGGCCTCCGCCCGCCGGTCGAGGCGCTGATCGAGGACTTCCGCAAGGAGACCGGGATCACCGTGACGGTCGAGTACGGCGGGTCGGGCCAGCTTCTCGCCCGCTTCGCCGAGACGAAGAGCGGCGACCTGTTCATCCCCGGCACGACCTTCTACACCGACAAGCTGAAGGAGCTGGACGCCGTCGCCGACCTCAAGGTGCTGGTGGTGCACGGCCCCGTTCTTGCCGTGGCGCAGGGCAAGGCCGAGGCGATCCGCGGTTTCGCCGACCTCGCCAAGCCGGGCGTCCGCGTCGGGCTGGGCGACCCGCAGGCCATGGCGCTGGGCCGCACCGCGGAGGACATCCTGGACAAGTCCGGCCAGGGCGAGGCGATCCGCCGCAACGTCACCGTCCGCGCCGCGACCGTGAAGCAGCTCGCCCTCTATGTGCTGGACGGCAACGTGGACGCCGCCATCATCGGCGCGTCGGAGGCGGCCCAGAATCCCGGCAAGCTGTCCGTCATCGCCATCCCGCCGGAATGGTACGAGGCCGAATACGCCCCCGTCGCCGTGCTGAAGACCAGCGCCGCGCCGGAGGCGGCCAGGCGCTTCGCGGATTTCCTGGCCTCGGACGCCGGCCTCGCCACCTTCCAGCGCTTCGGCTTCCCGCCCGCCCCGAAGACCTGACGGATGGGCTTCGCCGCCCTGCTGGCCCTGCCGCTCGCCATCGTGGCGCTGACGATCGCGGGCGTGCTGGGCGCCCTGCTGGCCCGCCTTCCCCCGGGCGATCTCTGGGCCGCCCTGACCGCGGCGGAGACGCTGTTCGCGCTGCGGCTGTCGGCGCTGACCTCCGTCGCGGCGCTGGGGATCGCGCTGGTCCTCGGCCTGCCGGCCGCCTATCTGATGGCGCGGCGGCGCTTTCCGGGCAAGCTCCTGCTCGACACGCTGCTCGACGTGCCGCTGATCATGCCGCCGCTGGTCGCCGGGCTGGGGCTGCTGTTCCTGCTCGGGCGCAACGGGCCGTTTCCGGCGCTGGGGATGGAGTTGCTGTTTTCCCCCGCGGGCGTGGTGCTGGCCCTGGCCTTCGTCTCCACGGCGGTGGTGGTGCGCACCGCCACGGCGGCCTTCCGATCCGTCGACCGGACCTACGCCGTCGCGGCGCAGTCGCTGGGCGCCACCCCGTGGGCGGTGTTCTGGCGGGTGGAGCTGCCGCTCGCCGCCAGGGGCATCGCGGCGGGGGCCGTGCTGGCCTGGGCGCGGGCGCTGGGCGAGTTCGGCGCCACGCTGATGGTCGCCGGGGCCACCCGCCTGAAGACCGAGACGCTGCCCATGGCCGTCTTCCTCAACATCGCGACCGGGGAAACCGGCATCGCCGTGGCCTGCGCCATCCTGCTTCTGGCGGCGGCGCTGCTGATGCTGGTGGCGATGCGGCTGCTCGGCGCGCGGCGGAACGACAGGCTCAGCCGCGGGTCCGCAGCCGGTTGCGGACCCGCTTGAGCGGCTGCTTCAGCTCCATCGCGTCGAGCAGCCCCACCGCCGCCTGCCGCAGCGACGCGGCGGCGCCCTTCACCGCCCGGACCGGACGGGGCTCGGGAGAGCCACGCTCGGATTGGCCAAAATCCGGCTGGATGGCGCGCACCCGCTCCTTCAGCCGCTCCAGCCACTCCCCCTCCACCTTGTGCTGGCGGGCGTAGTCGAGGATGGAACGGAGTTCCGCCGCCTGCGGCTCGTTGCGCACGGGAATCCCGGCGATGCGCGCCGGGTCCAGCGGCCCGTCGAAGCAGTCCGGGGCGATCACCCCGGCCGCGGCGAAGTTCATCCGGGTGCGCACGCATTTCTCGCACACGCCGCAGTTCCGGAACTGCTCCGCCCCCTCCCAGCAGACGCGCAAGGAACGCACCGCCTCCGGATGGGCGGCGACCGCCGCCGCCTTCTCCGTGCGGGAATAGGCGGCCCCGTCATGGACGATGGAGAAGCCGTCGCCGGACAGCAGATGATCGGCGATCGGCGTGGTGCCGTAGGGGATGACCAGCGCGTCGTAGGGCTTGGTGCTGCCGATCAGCCCGAACTCGAACTCCGCCGCGTGGAGGTGCAGGCAGGCCGCCAGCTCCGCCGCGTGGGAGTCCTGCCAGTTCTGGAGATGCAGCTCCTTGCTGTTGGTCCGCACCACGCGCAGGTCCAGCCCGACCAGCTCGCGGAAGGGCCGGGTGCGCTCGACCAGCCGCTCGAAATCCTCGGGCCGGTCCAGCTCCACGTCGAATCCGTGCACCATGAGGAGCGCGCCGACATGGTGGCGGCGTTCCGGCGGCAGGAGAAGCCGATGGCGCAGGATGGTGAAGGTGCTGTCCAACCCGCTGGAGTAGGCGGCGATGGCCCGCCGCCCCGGCTTGGGCTCCGTGCGGTCGACGACCGTTTCCGGGATGATCTCCACCGTGCGGTAGCGGTCCGGACGCCAGCGCCGCCACACCCCCTGGAGCGTGTCGATGTTGTGCAGCGCCGTCCGCGTCAGCGGCCCGTGCACATGGACGGGGAGGCCCCGCTGCATGGCGTGGAACAGGACGGCCATGACCGACCCGTCCATCGGCCGGTCCACCAAGGTCCCGGCCGGGTCCTCGAACTCGTAGACCACGCGGTCCCGGCGGCGGGCGCCGTCCTCGGACAGCAGGACGGTGCGGCGGACCAGACCGCCGCTCGCCGTCTCCTCGAATCCGATGTGCAGCCCCTTGCCCGCCATGCGTCCCGACGCCTTCTCCAGCCCGTGTTCCGGGAAGACAGACGGATGCGGGGCGCATTCGTTCCCAGGGGTCCTATCGTTTCCAGCCGGTGAGCCAGCTGTCGATGTAGTTGGTCAGCTTGCCGTAGGAGTTGTCGCGCACCTGCACCGGGAGCCCCATCATCAGGCCCAGCAGCATCCCGTGCAGGCGGTTGGTCACAACCGCGTTGGCCGCGCCG is from Azospirillum sp. TSH58 and encodes:
- a CDS encoding ABC transporter permease; the encoded protein is MGFAALLALPLAIVALTIAGVLGALLARLPPGDLWAALTAAETLFALRLSALTSVAALGIALVLGLPAAYLMARRRFPGKLLLDTLLDVPLIMPPLVAGLGLLFLLGRNGPFPALGMELLFSPAGVVLALAFVSTAVVVRTATAAFRSVDRTYAVAAQSLGATPWAVFWRVELPLAARGIAAGAVLAWARALGEFGATLMVAGATRLKTETLPMAVFLNIATGETGIAVACAILLLAAALLMLVAMRLLGARRNDRLSRGSAAGCGPA